TGAGCCTTAATCTCGAACGTCATCTTAATGCGAGTTTTGATCATTTCAATCATCTCGTGCAGGGGGACGATGATAGTGCTGAAGCGCATCGACGTTTTTACAATGAGTATAGGTCTGTATTAGATTTGCCTGCTGATTATTTCTTAGACTCTGTTGAAATCGCTTTCCAACACCACAATTTACCTTTGGGGACTATGCGTTGGAAGGGAGAAACTGTTGATCCAAAAGCTATTCGCAGAACTGCTTTATTGACTGTAGAGGGAGAAAAGGATGATATTTCTGGAGTTGGACAAACAGAAGCTGCTCAGGCCTTATGCACAAACATTCCTCAAAACATGAAAAAGCATTATTTACAAAAAGGGGTTGGTCACTACGGCGTTTTTAATGGTAAACGGTGGAGAGAGTCCATCGCGCCTGTCATTCGTGATTTTATTAAACACGTGGAAAGCAATCAATCGCCTTCAAGTATAACGTCTTTAAAACGAAAAGTTTCTTAAAGGAATAGCGTGCTTAGTCAAAAATTTACGTTTTTTTAGCTCCTGCAGAGGAAGATAGCTGTTGAGACTATCTCTATATCTTAAATGATGAATGTTTTAACAGTTTCAGGATCAGGGAGCTAAGCATGATAAGACATGTATTCTCTTGGGCTTTTTTAGGAAGTGTTTTATTAACAAGTCCTGTAAATAGCTTGTATTTAAAAGATTTAGACGAAGGAGAGGTAAAAGAGCGGTTGCTAAAAAAGGGGGGGGAAAGTTACACGTTAAATAAGAAAAGTCGGGAGAAGAGCCTTTTAAAAAACTTTCCTCTTAAAAAAACACCAGATTCTACTTTTGTGACTGATATTGATCATGTGGTTGATCAGTTAATGCAAGTTAATGAAACAACCGTCTTTAAAGAAGATATTCCTTATGATGCTGCTATCAAAGTGCGATTAATGAAGTATTTCAAGTTAACAAAGAATAAAAAGAAAAATGAACACGCCAAAAATGATTTTAAAGAAGCTCTTGAACTCATTAAGAAAAGACATAAAGCAAAACGTAAAGATCGAAATCTTGACTGCTATACGATTGTCACAAAACTCGAGCAGTCAGCAGAATCAGGTTATCTACCTGCACTTTCTGCTTACGGTCTCCTCAATCGATATGGTCTTTTGGGTCTGAAGAAAAATATTCCTTTAGCAGAAGCTTTTTTTAAAATTGCTGCAGAGTCAGGAGATGATGTAGGGATGAGATATTTGGGGAAACTCAGGCATAAACATTATGTGCTCGACGATACACTGACGAAATCAACATTCGTCAAGGCAGATCGCATCCCTGAGATGAAAAATTGGCGCACTGCGGCCTTAGGCGAAGGAAATCTTAGCAAGGCTGCCAAAAATTATTATCAAACGATCTCAAAAGATGTGCAAGGCAAGCGCGCAAAAACTATTGTGAAAACTGCAGGCGCTGCCGTAGATGGAATGATCGATCGTATTGGCAAGTTAACGGCTGCAGCAAAATCAGGAGCGGCCGTTGTTACAAGTGTCCTTTAGAGTTTAATTTTAAGATGAAAAAAACGGGATGATCACGAGACGAAAAGGCAATAACAGCAATGGTTTGTAAATTTTTTGACATAAAAAAATAAAAATCCCATTGACATGGATAGGGAGTGACTATATAAGCCACGATACATTGTGTTGAGGCGCAATGGGAAGGATCTATGTAAAGAGTAGAGAAGAAGGAAGATTTATATGGGCGGTTGGCGAGCCTTGTCGAAATGATAAGATCGTGGACCGTTTATATGAGCTAGATGTTTGTATAGACGAGCCTTTGAAAGATTCTTTTGCTTGTTTTGAAGTAAAACAAGAAGGAACAAACTTGAGAGTTTGATCCTGGCTCAGAACGAACGCTGGCGGCATGCCTAACACATGCAAGTCGAACGCAGTAGCAATACTGAGTGGCGGACGGGTGAGGAACACGTGGGAACATGCCGAATGGTGGGGGATAACTGCGGGAAACTGCAGCTAATACCGCATAAGCCCTGAGGGGGAAAGATTTATCGCCATTCGATTGGCCCGCGGCAGATTAGGTAGTTGGTAGGGTAAAGGCCTACCAAGCCGATGATCTGTAACTGGTCTGAGAGGATGACCAGTCACACTGGGACTGAGACACGGCCCAGACTCCTACGGGAGGCAGCAGTGGGGAATATTGGACAATGGGGGAAACCCTGATCCAGCAATGCCGCGTGAGTGAAGAAGGCCTTCGGGTTGTAAAGCTCTTTTGCCTGTGACGATGATGACAGTAACAGGAGAATAAGCCCCGGCTAACTCCGTGCCAGCAGCCGCGGTAAGACGGAGGGGGCTAGCGTTGTTCGGAATGACTGGGCGTAAAGGGCGCGTAGGCGGCAAATCAAGTCAGGTGTGAAAGCCTTGGGCTCAACCCAAGAATTGCGCTTGATACTGGTTAGCTAGAGGATGGAAGAGAAAAGCGGAATTCCTAGTGTAGAGGTGAAATTCGTAGATATTAGGAAGAACACCAGAGGCGAAGGCGGCTTTTTGGTCCATATCTGACGCTGAGGCGCGAAAGCGTGGGGAGCAAACAGGATTAGATACCCTGGTAGTCCACGCTGTAAACGATGAGTGCTAGACGTTAGGGGGCAACCCTTAGTGTCACAGTTAACACGTTAAGCACTCCGCCTGGGGAGTACGGTCGCAAGATTAAAACTCAAAGGAATTGACGGGGGCCCGTACAAGCGGTGGAGCATGTGGTTTAATTCGACGCAACGCGAAAAACCTTACCAGCTCTTGACATGGGGATTAAGGAGATCAGAGATGATTTCCGTCGGTTCGGCCGGATCCCACACAGGTGCTGCATGGCTGTCGTCAGCTCGTGTCGTGAGATGTTGGGTTAAGTCCCGCAACGAGCGCAACCCTCATCTTTAGTTGCCAACAGGTAGGGCTGGGCACTCTAAAGAAACTGCCGGTGACAAACCGGAGGAAGGTGGGGATGACGTCAAGTCCTCATGGCCCTTATGGGCTGGGCTACACACGTGCTACAATGGCGGTGACAGAGGGGAGCGAAAGGGTGACCTGGAGCCAATCCCTTAAAAGCCGTCTCAGTTCAGATTGCACTCTGCAACTCGAGTGCATGAAGTTGGAATCGCTAGTAATCGCAGATCAGCATGCTGCGGTGAATACGTTCTCGGGCCTTGTACACACCGCCCGTCACGCCATGGGAGTTTACTTCACCCGAAGGCGGTGAGCCAACCGAAAGGGGGCAGCCGACCACGGTGGGGTCAATGACTGGGGCGAAGTCGTAACAAGGTAGCCGTAGGGGAACCTGCGGCTGGATCACCTCCTTTCTAAGGAAGCTTTTGAGAAGAAATTTTTAAAAGCTTGATTAGACAGATAAGGTTTGACGACCGTCCAGATAAATCTTCCGGAACGAGATATTGAAGAAAACAGAAGTCAGGATTGAGGTCCTCAAGAATGAAGAAAAGGTTGAGGTTTGAACTCTGATCTCTGAGACGGGCTAGTAGCTCAGTTGGTCAGAGCGCGCGCTTGATAAGCGTGAGGTCGGAGGTTCAAGTCCTCCCTGGCCCACCAAGTCAGAGATATCACGAACCAGAAGTCAGGTATCAGATGTTGAGAGAAGGAACGAAGGAAGTTCTGGAAGCGACGACTGACATCTGACCTCTCAAGAATGGGGGTGTAGCTCAGCTGGGAGAGCGCCTGCTTTGCACGCAGGAGGTCATCGGTTCGAGCCCGTTCACCTCCACCAAGAGGGTTAGAAGACGAAACGTTAAGGATCTATGTAACTTGTGAAGAATGTGTGACCAAGCTTCTTGAAAGCAGCAGTGACCTAAGGAAGAGCGGCCGTTGAAAGACGGGCGGGAAGACGCGGGGAGCTGACGTTTAAAAGAAGCAATCGATTTCTATGAGAAATCTCAATCGAGCTCAGGGGATAAGAAACAGATGGCAACATCTGATGACTGTCTTCTGGGAAGAAAAGAGTTAAGAAAGAGAAGAGCATTTTGTGGATGCCTTGGCACTGAGAGGCGATGAAGGACGTGACAGGCTGCGAAAAGCCATGGGGAGCTGCCAATAAGCTTTGATCCGTGGATGTCCGAATGGGGAAACCCATCGCGCGAGCGATAGGATCTTTTGAATACATAGAAAGATCCGGCAAACCCTGTGAACTGAATCATCTCAGTAACAGGAGGAAAGGAAATCAACCGAGACTCCGTTAGTAGTGGCGAGCGAACGCGGACCAGGCCAGTCTCTCACATTAGAAAGACCAGAACGGTTTGGAAAAGCCGGCCAGAGAGGGTGATAGCCCCTTAAGGGAAGAGATGATGTGAGGGCACGAGTAGGACGGGACACGTGAAATCCTGTTTGAACATGGGGGGACCACCCTCCAAGCCTAAGTACTCCTCAGTGACCGATAGTGAACAAGTACCGTGAGGGAAAGGTGAAAAGAACCCCGATGAGGGGAGTGAAATAGAATCTGAAACAGGATGCTTACAAGCAGTAGGAGCAGGGGAAACCCTGTGACTGCGTACCTTTTGTATAATGGGTCAGCGAGTTAATCTTTGTAGCAAGCTTAAGCCG
The sequence above is drawn from the Candidatus Nucleicultrix amoebiphila FS5 genome and encodes:
- a CDS encoding SEL1-like repeat protein, which codes for MIRHVFSWAFLGSVLLTSPVNSLYLKDLDEGEVKERLLKKGGESYTLNKKSREKSLLKNFPLKKTPDSTFVTDIDHVVDQLMQVNETTVFKEDIPYDAAIKVRLMKYFKLTKNKKKNEHAKNDFKEALELIKKRHKAKRKDRNLDCYTIVTKLEQSAESGYLPALSAYGLLNRYGLLGLKKNIPLAEAFFKIAAESGDDVGMRYLGKLRHKHYVLDDTLTKSTFVKADRIPEMKNWRTAALGEGNLSKAAKNYYQTISKDVQGKRAKTIVKTAGAAVDGMIDRIGKLTAAAKSGAAVVTSVL